Proteins from one Paenibacillus amylolyticus genomic window:
- a CDS encoding amidase family protein → MTYHGSVLKKAGLCYWQELLLPQHGEERCLRHQPQQQRLRVKQPSAAVSKGKAPATPAAFVQAMEEAATLAGVPFTMDKLSGTTVQRKDAAVALQQWLKLDSTTESFKDVPDEATFAGAVGALNTAGLMKGYTDTLFLPNAILTENDLSVLKERIYNYIKPFILEEATIMELQAAMTQGKLTSKELVQKYLDRIEKYDDQGVSINAVLTLNPDALQIAEQLDEERAAQGARGPLHGVPILVKDNFDTNDMPTTAGCICLKDSIPAHDAEQVKKLKAAGAIILGKTNLHEFAFGITTSSSLGGQTLNPYALDHYPGGSSGGTGAAIASNFAAAGMGTDTGGSIRIPSSFNSLVGIRPTIGLSSREGIIPLALTQDVGGPMARTVSDAAIMLDATAGYDKKDVATAYAVGKIPSSYTDFLDVNGLKGARIGVATELIPSTKAEEKAVADVINTAVEELKSLGATAVPISIPNLTEINKYPSLSGYEFKFQLNDYLESLGADAPYHSLSEIIASGEFDKSQEQSMKTRDARQTLETTEYKDIVLKRTQVTRESLLKVMADNNLDAFIYPTSTQAAGVIGEGQNSGGNNRLSPFSGFPAITVPAGFTTDGLPVGIEFLGRAFDEGNLIKLAYSYEQGTHHRQAPKLTP, encoded by the coding sequence ATGACTTATCATGGATCTGTATTGAAAAAAGCGGGGCTTTGTTACTGGCAGGAGCTGTTGTTGCCACAACATGGGGAGGAACGGTGCCTTCGGCATCAGCCGCAACAGCAACGCCTACGAGTAAAACAACCGTCAGCAGCTGTATCCAAAGGAAAAGCGCCTGCTACTCCGGCAGCATTTGTTCAGGCCATGGAAGAAGCGGCTACACTTGCAGGTGTTCCTTTTACCATGGACAAGCTCTCCGGCACCACCGTACAACGTAAAGACGCAGCGGTTGCGTTGCAACAATGGCTCAAGCTGGATTCGACTACCGAATCATTCAAGGATGTTCCGGATGAAGCCACTTTCGCCGGTGCTGTTGGTGCATTGAATACCGCAGGACTAATGAAGGGTTATACCGATACCCTCTTCCTTCCTAACGCTATACTTACCGAGAATGATCTCTCCGTACTGAAAGAACGCATCTATAACTACATAAAGCCGTTTATCCTGGAAGAAGCGACCATCATGGAGCTCCAGGCTGCAATGACGCAAGGAAAACTGACATCAAAAGAACTGGTTCAGAAATATCTGGACCGCATTGAAAAATACGATGATCAAGGTGTAAGCATCAACGCCGTATTAACCCTGAACCCGGATGCGCTCCAAATTGCGGAGCAATTGGATGAAGAACGTGCAGCTCAAGGTGCTCGTGGACCTCTGCATGGCGTTCCGATTCTGGTAAAGGACAATTTCGATACCAATGACATGCCGACAACTGCAGGCTGTATCTGTCTGAAAGATTCCATTCCTGCTCACGATGCTGAACAAGTGAAGAAACTCAAAGCAGCTGGCGCCATTATTTTGGGCAAAACAAACCTGCATGAATTCGCATTTGGCATTACAACGTCCAGCTCATTGGGTGGACAAACATTGAACCCTTACGCCCTGGATCACTATCCAGGTGGCTCAAGCGGTGGAACAGGCGCTGCCATTGCATCTAACTTTGCCGCAGCCGGCATGGGTACGGACACTGGCGGTTCAATCCGAATCCCTTCCAGCTTCAACAGCCTTGTAGGTATCCGCCCAACGATTGGACTGTCCAGCCGTGAAGGCATTATCCCATTGGCTTTGACACAGGACGTTGGCGGACCCATGGCTCGTACCGTAAGTGATGCCGCAATCATGCTGGATGCTACAGCCGGCTATGATAAAAAGGATGTTGCTACAGCTTACGCGGTTGGAAAAATCCCTTCCAGCTACACTGATTTCTTGGATGTAAATGGACTGAAAGGTGCACGTATCGGTGTGGCCACAGAACTCATTCCAAGTACCAAAGCTGAAGAAAAAGCCGTTGCTGACGTAATCAACACAGCTGTGGAAGAACTGAAGTCACTTGGCGCTACCGCAGTTCCCATTTCTATTCCCAACTTGACGGAGATCAACAAGTATCCAAGCCTCAGCGGATATGAATTCAAGTTCCAATTGAATGATTATCTGGAATCATTGGGTGCAGATGCTCCATATCACAGTCTGTCCGAGATCATCGCTTCCGGAGAGTTCGATAAGTCCCAAGAACAATCCATGAAGACTCGGGATGCACGCCAAACCCTGGAGACTACCGAATATAAGGACATCGTACTGAAACGTACCCAAGTTACACGTGAATCCTTGCTGAAAGTAATGGCAGATAATAATCTGGATGCCTTCATCTATCCTACGTCCACACAAGCCGCTGGCGTGATCGGCGAAGGACAAAACTCCGGTGGTAACAACCGTTTGAGTCCATTCTCCGGCTTCCCGGCGATTACGGTTCCTGCTGGTTTCACAACCGATGGTCTGCCAGTAGGTATTGAGTTCCTGGGTCGTGCCTTTGATGAAGGAAACTTGATCAAGCTGGCTTACAGCTACGAGCAAGGTACTCACCACCGTCAAGCCCCAAAACTTACACCATAA